The following coding sequences are from one Sciurus carolinensis chromosome 11, mSciCar1.2, whole genome shotgun sequence window:
- the LOC124958135 gene encoding LOW QUALITY PROTEIN: olfactory receptor 52K1-like (The sequence of the model RefSeq protein was modified relative to this genomic sequence to represent the inferred CDS: deleted 1 base in 1 codon) → MCGWSNGSSNGSYTSFLLVGFPGLQDSRALLVLPFLGLYLVILSANALVIHTVVSQRSLHQPMYLLIALLLAVNICAATTVVPPMLFSFSTHFNRISLACCLIQMFCIYFLIVFDCNILLVMALDRYVAICYPLRYPEIVTGQLLAGLVGVAAARSTCIVAPVVGLASRVRFCRSDVIHHFACEHMALMKLSCGDISLNKTVGLTVRIFNRVLDMLLLGASYSRIIHAAFRISSGGARSKALNTCGSHLLVIFTVYSSTMSSSIVYRMARTASQDVHNLLSAFYLLVPCLVNPIIYGARTKEIRQHLATLFQRTEQQVPTKKFQFLPSHRELPG, encoded by the exons ATGTGTGGGTGGAGCAATGGCAGCTCCAACGGGTCCTACACCAGCTTCCTCCTGGTGGGCTTCCCAGGGCTGCAGGACTCCCGCGCCCTTTTGGTGCTGCCCTTCCTTGGCCTCTACCTGGTGATCCTCTCTGCCAATGCACTGGTCATCCACACGGTGGTGTCTCAGCGGAGCCTACACCAGCCCATGTACCTGCTCATTGCCCTGCTCCTGGCTGTCAACATCTGTGCCGCCACCACCGTGGTGCCCCCCATGCTCTTCAGCTTCTCCACACACTTCAACCGCATCTCCCTGGCTTGCTGCCTAATCCAGATGTTCTGCATCTACTTCCTCATTGTCTTTGACTGCAACATCCTCCTGGTCATGGCCCTGGACCGCTATGTTGCCATTTGCTACCCTCTCCGCTACCCAGAGATAGTGACAGGCCAGTTGCTGGCTGGCCTGGTAGGGGTGGCAGCTGCCAGGAGCACATGCATTGTTGCTCCAGTGGTGGGGCTGGCCTCCCGGGTCCGCTTCTGCCGCTCAGATGTGATCCACCACTTTGCCTGTGAACACATGGCCCTGATGAAACTCTCCTGTGGGGATATTTCACTGAACAAGACTGTGGGGCTCACTGTCCGCATCTTCAACCGAGTCCTGGACATGCTTCTCCTAGGAGCCTCCTACTCCCGCATCATCCATGCTGCCTTTAGGATTTCATCAGGTGGAGCACGTTCCAAGGCCCTGAACACCTGCGGCTCCCACCTGCTGGTCATCTTCACTGTCTACTCCTCCACCATGTCCTCATCCATCGTCTACCGCATGGCCCGG ACTGCCTCCCAGGATGTACACAACCTGCTCAGTGCCTTCTATCTATTGGTCCCCTGTCTGGTGAACCCCATCATCTATGGGGCCAGAACCAAGGAAATCAGGCAACATCTAGCAACTCTGTTTCAAAGGACAGAGCAACAAGTCCCCACTAAGAAGTTTCAGTTCCTACCATCACATAGAGAGCTTCCTGGCTGA
- the LOC124958141 gene encoding olfactory receptor 52B2-like, which yields MDEDRNTNIFNISYTNFLLVGFPRLQEWRPLLVLPFTLLYVTIISTNALVIHTVMAQRNLHQPMYVLITLLLAVNICAATAVMPKMLEGFVHYANPISLHGCLTQMFFIYFTLLLDYNLLLAMALDRYVAICHPLRYTDLMTSHLLCLLAIFALTRSLGVAVPLVVLTARAQFCRTAVIQHFTCEYIALLSIACGDLTFNNQLGLAMRLVTVTFDLVLLGASYTRIIYAAFRISSGGARAKALHTCGSHLLVILTIYLSGLSTSIVFRVAKTVSQDVQNLLSATYLLLPGALNPLIYGVRTREIRQHIEKMLCGKESP from the coding sequence ATGGATGAGGATAGAAATACCAACATCTTCAACATCTCCTACACCAACTTCCTCCTGGTGGGTTTCCCCAGACTACAAGAGTGGCGGCCCCTCCTGGTCCTGCCTTTTACCTTGCTCTATGTGACCATCATCTCTACCAATGCCCTGGTCATCCACACTGTGATGGCCCAGAGGAATCTGCATCAACCCATGTATGTGCTCATCACTCTGCTCCTGGCTGTTAATATTTGTGCTGCCACGGCTGTGATGCCTAAAATGTTGGAAGGCTTTGTGCACTATGCTAACCCCATATCACTACATGGCTGCCTGACCCAGATGTTCTTTATCTACTTCACCCTCCTTCTGGACTACAATCTCCTGCTAGCTATGGCCCTGGACCGCTATGTGGCTATCTGCCATCCACTCCGCTATACTGACCTGATGACCTCTCACCTGTTGTGTTTGCTGGCCATTTTTGCCCTGACACGGAGCCTGGGAGTGGCAGTGCCCTTGGTGGTGCTAACTGCACGAGCTCAATTCTGCCGGACAGCAGTGATTCAACACTTCACATGTGAGTACATCGCACTGCTGAGCATAGCTTGTGGAGACTTGACCTTCAACAATCAGTTGGGGCTGGCTATGCGGTTGGTCACTGTGACCTTTGATCTGGTTCTGCTGGGAGCCTCCTACACCCGCATCATCTACGCTGCCTTTCGGATCTCTTCTGGGGGAGCCCGGGCCAAGGCCTTGCACACATGTGGCTCCCACTTATTGGTCATCCTCACCATCTACCTCTCTGGTCTCTCCACTTCCATTGTCTTCCGAGTAGCTAAGACTGTGTCTCAGGATGTTCAAAATTTACTTAGTGCCACATACTTGCTGCTCCCAGGAGCCTTGAATCCCCTCATTTATGGGGTGAGGACTAGGGAAATCCGGCAACATATAGAAAAGATGCTCTGTGGGAAAGAATCACCTTAG